From Pelotomaculum schinkii, the proteins below share one genomic window:
- a CDS encoding GlcG/HbpS family heme-binding protein gives MDITLNQAEEVIKAAHVKAQELGIKIVAAVVESNGHIVEVKRMDGAPWGSIDVAINKAYTASAWGISTATIADECRPNGSLYSIHFSNNQRLITFGGGEPIYVRNKLIGALGISGGTADQDKECADAGVDALK, from the coding sequence ATGGATATAACTTTGAATCAAGCGGAAGAAGTAATCAAGGCTGCTCATGTCAAGGCACAGGAACTTGGCATCAAAATAGTAGCGGCAGTGGTTGAATCAAACGGACATATTGTAGAAGTGAAAAGAATGGATGGAGCCCCATGGGGTAGTATTGACGTGGCGATTAACAAGGCATACACAGCATCTGCTTGGGGTATATCAACTGCCACTATTGCTGATGAATGCCGGCCCAACGGTTCTCTTTATAGTATTCACTTTAGCAATAACCAGCGCCTAATCACTTTTGGCGGGGGAGAACCTATATATGTAAGAAATAAATTAATTGGAGCGCTAGGCATAAGCGGGGGAACAGCTGATCAGGATAAAGAGTGTGCTGATGCAGGGGTAGATGCCCTAAAGTAG